The window TTGGTAAAAAAAGAAGCACACACGCTACTTTCCCATATGGGATATGTGTGTGTTGCTCCAACGGAAGTAAAGGAGCGTGAAAATCGCGTATCTATTTCGCTTTCAATTGAGCGTCCTCACGAACTTATTGGAGAACGCGGCGCTACTCTTAACGCGCTTCAGCATATTATTCGTTTATGTGTTGTAAAGAAATATAATATTCACATACCCATAGACATTGATATTAATAACTATAAAAAGAAAAGAGAAGAATTTCTTCAAGAATTTGCAAAACAAATCGGGGAACGAGTTAGGATGACGAAAAATGAGATGGAGCTTGAACCCATGTCCCCCTTTGATCGTCGGGTAATACACTGTACTCTTGCGGAGTATTCTGACTTAATAACGGAAAGCAAAGGAGAAAACGAGAGTCGTCATATTGTCGTGCGCTTCTTTTCTTAATTATGTGATACATTTTAAATGCGATTCAATAATCTAAACCTAACCCAGCGCATTACTTTAAATACTATTGCGGCTGTCGGTGTTCGAGTTGCGGGAGGTTTTTTTGCGCTTTTAATAGTAGGCATCACAACACGCGCCCTTGGTCTTGATGGATTTGGCGAGTATTCTACGGTAATTGCGTATCTCTCCACAGTTGGTATTTTTGTTGATCTGGGGCTTTACACCTTGATGACGCGCGAGATCTCGTCTGTAGAAGATAAAAACGAGGAGAAGAAAATTGTAAGCTATTTTTTCACTCTGCGCCTGGCGCTCGCGGTGATTTTTTTTGTTCTGGCCGTGGCAGGATCGTTTTTATTTCCATATACCACCGCGGTGAAAATTGGAATTATTATTACATCAAGCGGGTATATTTTTCTTTCGCTATCGCAGGTGTTAATGGGAGTTTTTCAAAAATATCTTCATATTGAGAAAGCAAGTATAGCGGAGCTTGTTGGGCGTGTCGTTCAGCTTATTTTTGTTTCACTTTTCTTTATACTCGGCGGCGAATTATTTGCGTATTTGTGGGCCGTGGTATTTGGAACCTTTGCGACTCTCGTGGCCAATAT of the Candidatus Spechtbacteria bacterium genome contains:
- a CDS encoding KH domain-containing protein, which gives rise to METDELVKKEAHTLLSHMGYVCVAPTEVKERENRVSISLSIERPHELIGERGATLNALQHIIRLCVVKKYNIHIPIDIDINNYKKKREEFLQEFAKQIGERVRMTKNEMELEPMSPFDRRVIHCTLAEYSDLITESKGENESRHIVVRFFS